A single Stutzerimonas stutzeri DNA region contains:
- the mlaE gene encoding lipid asymmetry maintenance ABC transporter permease subunit MlaE encodes MRKRSLIERVRMFGEAGLNVVAALGRATLFLFHALFGPSGLDNRFSLLVRQLYSVGVLSLAIVVVSGIFIGMVLALQGYSILSSYGSEQAVGQMVALTLLRELGPVVTALLFAGRAGSALAAEIGNMKSTEQLSSLEMIGVDPLKYIIAPRLWAGFISLPLLTVIFNVVGIWGGAMVAVDWLGVYEGSFWANMQNSVTFTSDVLNGVVKSIVFAVVVTWIAVFQGYDCEPTSEGISRATTRTVVYASLAVLGLDFILTALMFGDF; translated from the coding sequence ATGCGTAAGCGTTCATTGATCGAGCGGGTCCGGATGTTTGGCGAGGCCGGATTGAACGTTGTCGCGGCGCTGGGGCGGGCGACCCTGTTCCTGTTCCATGCTTTGTTCGGGCCCAGCGGGCTGGACAACCGCTTCTCTCTGCTGGTGCGTCAACTCTATTCGGTGGGCGTGCTGTCGCTGGCGATCGTCGTGGTGTCCGGAATATTCATCGGAATGGTCCTGGCGCTGCAGGGCTACAGCATTCTCAGCAGCTATGGGTCCGAACAGGCGGTGGGCCAGATGGTGGCGCTGACGCTTTTGCGTGAGCTGGGGCCTGTGGTAACCGCGCTGCTGTTCGCCGGGCGTGCCGGGTCGGCGCTGGCAGCCGAAATCGGCAACATGAAATCCACCGAGCAGCTGTCGAGCCTGGAAATGATCGGCGTCGATCCGCTGAAGTACATCATCGCGCCGCGGCTGTGGGCCGGCTTCATTTCCCTGCCACTGTTGACCGTGATCTTCAACGTGGTCGGCATCTGGGGTGGCGCGATGGTTGCGGTGGACTGGCTCGGGGTTTACGAAGGCTCGTTCTGGGCCAACATGCAGAACAGCGTCACCTTTACCTCAGATGTGCTCAACGGTGTCGTCAAGAGCATAGTGTTCGCCGTAGTGGTTACCTGGATCGCAGTATTCCAGGGCTATGACTGCGAACCGACATCCGAGGGTATCAGCCGCGCCACCACCCGAACCGTCGTTTACGCCTCGCTGGCGGTGCTCGGCCTCGACTTTATTCTGACCGCCTTGATGTTTGGAGATTTTTGA
- a CDS encoding KdsC family phosphatase, whose amino-acid sequence MNDLLRRARDVRLAIFDVDGVLTDGKLYFLVDGSEFKTFNTLDGHGIKMLINSGVCTAIISGRKTPVVERRAQNLGIQHLYQGREDKLVVLDELLAELGLDYAEVAYLGDDLPDLPVIRRVGLGMAVASADAFVRQHAHGVTAARGGDGAAREFCELIMRAQGTLEAAQAAYL is encoded by the coding sequence GTGAACGATCTACTGCGGCGTGCCCGCGATGTTCGCCTGGCCATCTTCGATGTCGACGGTGTGCTCACGGACGGGAAGCTGTACTTCCTCGTCGATGGCAGCGAATTCAAAACCTTCAACACGCTCGATGGCCACGGCATCAAGATGTTGATCAACTCCGGCGTATGCACCGCCATCATCAGCGGTCGCAAGACGCCAGTGGTCGAGCGTCGGGCGCAGAATCTGGGTATCCAGCATCTGTATCAGGGCCGCGAGGACAAGCTGGTGGTCCTCGACGAATTGCTTGCCGAACTCGGACTCGACTACGCTGAAGTCGCCTACCTGGGCGATGATCTGCCTGACCTGCCGGTTATCCGCCGGGTGGGTCTGGGTATGGCCGTTGCCAGCGCCGATGCCTTCGTTCGCCAGCATGCCCATGGCGTTACCGCCGCGCGCGGTGGCGATGGCGCGGCGCGGGAGTTCTGCGAATTGATCATGCGTGCCCAGGGCACCCTCGAAGCCGCTCAGGCCGCCTATCTTTAA
- a CDS encoding KpsF/GutQ family sugar-phosphate isomerase: MSQSSQLIETAQRTIRMEIEAVEQLKTRIDAQFVKACELILQCKGRVVVVGMGKSGHIGNKIAATLASTGTTAFFVHPAEASHGDMGMITRDDVVLALSNSGTTNEIVTLLPLIKRLGITLISMTGNPESVLAKSAAVNLDASVAIEACPLNLAPTSSTTVSLVLGDALAIALLEARGFTAEDFAFSHPGGALGRRLLLKVEHVMHAGDRLPRVDRGTSLREALLEMTQKGLGMTAVMETDGRLAGIFTDGDLRRTLDKGIDVRQALIDQVMTIHGKTASADMLAAEALKIMEDNKINALVVVDEDDRPIGALNMHDLLRAGVM, from the coding sequence ATGAGCCAGAGCAGCCAACTGATCGAGACTGCCCAGCGCACTATCCGCATGGAGATAGAGGCAGTCGAGCAACTCAAGACACGCATCGACGCGCAGTTCGTCAAGGCATGCGAACTCATCCTTCAGTGCAAGGGCCGCGTCGTCGTGGTCGGCATGGGCAAGTCCGGGCACATCGGCAACAAGATTGCCGCCACGCTCGCCAGCACCGGCACCACCGCATTCTTCGTGCATCCGGCCGAAGCCAGCCATGGCGACATGGGCATGATTACCCGCGACGACGTCGTGCTGGCATTGTCCAATTCGGGCACCACCAACGAAATCGTGACATTGCTGCCGCTGATCAAGCGTCTGGGCATCACCCTGATCAGCATGACGGGCAATCCCGAGTCGGTGTTGGCGAAGTCGGCAGCCGTCAACCTCGATGCAAGTGTCGCCATCGAGGCGTGCCCGCTGAACCTGGCCCCCACCTCCTCGACCACCGTCAGCCTGGTACTGGGCGACGCGCTGGCGATCGCACTGCTCGAGGCTCGCGGGTTCACCGCCGAGGATTTCGCCTTTTCGCACCCCGGCGGCGCCCTGGGCCGACGCCTGCTGCTTAAGGTCGAGCATGTCATGCACGCCGGCGACCGCCTGCCGCGGGTCGACCGCGGCACATCGCTGCGCGAGGCGCTGCTGGAAATGACCCAGAAAGGGCTCGGCATGACGGCCGTGATGGAGACCGACGGCCGCCTGGCCGGCATCTTCACAGACGGTGATCTGCGCCGCACGCTGGACAAGGGTATCGATGTGCGCCAGGCCCTGATCGATCAGGTCATGACGATTCATGGCAAGACCGCCAGTGCCGACATGCTGGCCGCCGAAGCCTTGAAGATAATGGAAGACAACAAGATCAACGCACTGGTGGTCGTCGATGAAGACGACCGCCCGATCGGAGCGCTGAACATGCATGATCTGCTGCGCGCGGGGGTGATGTAA
- the murA gene encoding UDP-N-acetylglucosamine 1-carboxyvinyltransferase, with protein MDKLIITGGARLDGEIRISGAKNSALPILAATLLADTPVTVCNLPHLHDITTMIELFGRMGVQPIIDEKLSVEVDASSIQTLVAPYELVKTMRASILVLGPMVARFGEAEVALPGGCAIGSRPVDLHIRGLEAMGAQIDVEGGYIKARAPAGGLRGAHFFFDIVSVTGTENIMMAAALANGRSVLENAAREPEVVDLANFLNAMGAQISGAGTDTIVIDGVKRLGGGRYSVMPDRIETGTYLVAAAATGGRVKLKDTDATLLEAVLHKLEEAGAHIDTGSNWIELNMKGNRPKAVNVRTAPYPAFPTDMQAQFIAMNAVAEGTGTVIETVFENRFMHVYEMNRMGSQILVEGNTAIVTGVPKLKGAPVMATDLRASASLVIAGLVAEGDTLIDRIYHIDRGYECIEEKLQLLGAKIRRVPG; from the coding sequence ATGGATAAATTGATCATTACCGGCGGAGCCCGCCTCGATGGCGAGATTCGCATTTCCGGTGCAAAGAACTCGGCTCTGCCCATTCTGGCGGCCACCTTGCTTGCCGACACCCCGGTTACCGTGTGCAATCTGCCGCATCTGCACGACATCACGACCATGATCGAACTGTTCGGTCGCATGGGCGTGCAGCCGATCATCGACGAGAAACTCAGCGTCGAAGTCGATGCCAGCAGCATTCAGACGCTGGTCGCTCCGTACGAACTGGTCAAGACGATGCGCGCATCGATCCTGGTGCTCGGCCCCATGGTGGCGCGCTTCGGCGAGGCGGAAGTCGCGCTGCCGGGCGGTTGCGCCATCGGGTCGCGTCCGGTGGACCTGCACATCCGTGGCCTGGAAGCGATGGGCGCGCAGATCGATGTCGAGGGCGGTTACATCAAGGCACGGGCGCCTGCTGGCGGCCTGCGCGGCGCACATTTCTTCTTCGATATCGTCAGCGTGACCGGTACCGAAAACATCATGATGGCGGCGGCGCTGGCCAACGGTCGTAGCGTGCTGGAAAACGCAGCGCGCGAGCCGGAAGTCGTCGACCTGGCGAACTTCCTCAATGCCATGGGCGCACAGATTTCGGGTGCGGGCACCGACACCATCGTCATCGATGGCGTGAAGCGCCTGGGCGGTGGCCGCTACAGCGTGATGCCGGACCGCATCGAGACGGGCACCTACCTGGTGGCCGCGGCCGCGACGGGCGGTCGTGTGAAGCTCAAGGACACCGATGCCACCTTGCTTGAGGCAGTGCTGCACAAACTCGAGGAGGCCGGGGCCCACATCGACACCGGCAGCAACTGGATCGAGCTGAACATGAAGGGTAATCGGCCGAAAGCGGTCAACGTCCGCACCGCGCCATACCCCGCGTTCCCGACCGACATGCAGGCACAGTTCATCGCCATGAATGCGGTCGCCGAAGGCACTGGCACGGTTATCGAGACGGTGTTCGAGAATCGCTTCATGCACGTCTATGAAATGAACCGCATGGGTTCGCAGATCCTCGTCGAGGGCAACACCGCCATCGTTACGGGCGTACCGAAGCTCAAGGGCGCGCCTGTCATGGCTACCGATCTGCGGGCTTCGGCGAGTCTGGTGATCGCGGGTCTGGTCGCCGAGGGCGATACCCTCATCGATCGCATCTACCACATCGACCGTGGTTACGAGTGCATCGAGGAAAAGCTGCAGCTGCTGGGCGCCAAAATCCGCCGCGTACCGGGCTAG
- the mlaD gene encoding outer membrane lipid asymmetry maintenance protein MlaD: MRIRTLEIGVGLFLLAGVLALLLLSLRVSGLNVDSTGTYKLYAYFDNIAGLSVRSKVTMAGVTIGKVTAIDLDRESYTGRVTLEVQQDVDILPVDSTASILTAGLLGEKYIGISVGGEEETLGDGDTIRDTQSSLVLEELIGKFLLNSVNNE, from the coding sequence ATGCGTATCCGCACCCTGGAAATCGGTGTTGGCCTGTTCCTGCTGGCGGGCGTTCTGGCGCTCCTGTTGTTGTCGCTGCGGGTAAGTGGGCTGAACGTTGACAGTACCGGCACCTACAAGCTGTACGCCTACTTCGACAATATCGCGGGTCTGAGTGTCCGATCCAAGGTCACCATGGCCGGCGTGACCATTGGCAAGGTGACGGCGATCGATCTGGATCGCGAGAGCTACACCGGGCGCGTCACGCTGGAAGTTCAGCAGGATGTCGATATCCTGCCGGTGGACTCCACCGCGTCGATCCTGACCGCCGGTTTGCTGGGCGAGAAGTACATCGGCATCAGCGTGGGCGGCGAGGAAGAAACCCTGGGCGACGGCGATACGATTCGCGATACCCAGTCGTCCCTGGTACTGGAAGAGCTGATCGGCAAGTTTCTGCTTAATTCGGTCAATAACGAGTGA
- the lptA gene encoding lipopolysaccharide transport periplasmic protein LptA, whose product MSCVKTLPLLIGLSIFLLGSNAHALPEDRNQPIRVQADTAELDDRQGVAVYRGDVVITQGTMKITGDTVTITQDNNGDVEVFTSIGKPAYYEQQPAVDKQIVKAYGLTIQYFAANERIVLIDQAKVVQEGNTFEGEKIVYDTQRQIVNAGRATDTDVTTPRPRVDMVIQPRKKEQQAAEQTE is encoded by the coding sequence ATGAGCTGCGTTAAGACTCTCCCCCTTTTGATCGGTTTGAGCATCTTTCTGCTCGGCTCGAATGCCCATGCACTCCCGGAAGATCGCAATCAGCCGATCCGTGTGCAGGCCGATACGGCGGAACTCGATGATCGGCAGGGCGTTGCCGTGTATCGGGGCGATGTCGTCATCACCCAGGGCACCATGAAGATCACCGGCGACACCGTAACCATCACCCAGGACAACAATGGCGATGTCGAGGTGTTCACCTCCATCGGCAAGCCTGCGTATTACGAACAGCAGCCTGCGGTAGACAAGCAGATCGTCAAGGCATACGGGCTGACCATTCAGTATTTCGCGGCGAACGAACGCATCGTACTGATCGATCAGGCCAAGGTCGTACAGGAAGGCAACACCTTCGAGGGTGAGAAGATCGTCTACGACACCCAGCGGCAGATCGTCAACGCCGGTCGTGCCACCGATACCGATGTCACCACGCCGCGCCCGCGCGTGGACATGGTCATCCAGCCACGCAAAAAGGAACAGCAGGCCGCGGAGCAGACCGAGTAA
- a CDS encoding RNA polymerase factor sigma-54, whose amino-acid sequence MKPSLVLKMGQQLTMTPQLQQAIRLLQLSTLDLQQEIQEALDSNPMLEREEDGDDFDNSDPMAESIEKKTDSSTSNEQSEPESHYEEPINTVENLEEGDWGDRIPNELPVDTAWEDIYQTSASSLPSNDDDEWDFTTRTSSGESLQSHLLWQLNLAPMSDTDRLIAATLIDCINPQGYLDETLEEVLESFDPELEIELDEIEVVLRRIQQFEPAGIGARDLRECLLLQLRQLPERTPWLSEAIRLVSDHLDILGGRDYSLLMRRMKLREDELRQVIDLIQTLNPRPGSQIEAGEPEYVVPDVIVRKHNGRWLVELNQEAMPRLRVNAQYAGFVKRADSSADNTFMRNQLQEARWFIKSLLSRNETLMKVATQIVEHQRGFFEHGDEAMKPLVLHDIAEAVGMHESTISRVTTQKYMHTPRGIYELKYFFSSHVSTAEGGECSSTAIRAIIKKLVAAENPKKPLSDSKIAGLLEAQGIQVARRTVAKYRESLGIAPSSERKRLM is encoded by the coding sequence ATGAAACCTTCGCTAGTCCTGAAGATGGGCCAGCAGCTGACGATGACACCGCAGCTGCAACAAGCCATACGATTGCTCCAGTTATCCACGCTCGATCTCCAGCAGGAGATCCAGGAAGCGCTGGACTCGAACCCTATGCTCGAGCGCGAAGAGGACGGGGACGATTTCGACAACTCCGATCCGATGGCCGAGTCGATCGAAAAGAAGACAGACAGCAGCACGTCGAACGAACAAAGCGAGCCAGAGAGCCACTACGAGGAGCCCATCAACACGGTGGAAAACCTCGAGGAAGGCGATTGGGGCGATCGCATCCCAAACGAGCTGCCGGTGGACACCGCCTGGGAAGACATCTACCAGACCAGCGCCAGCAGCCTGCCCAGCAACGACGACGATGAGTGGGATTTCACCACCCGCACATCCTCGGGCGAAAGCCTGCAGAGCCATCTGCTGTGGCAGCTCAACCTCGCACCGATGAGCGACACCGACCGCCTCATCGCTGCCACGCTGATCGACTGCATCAACCCCCAGGGCTATCTCGACGAAACCCTCGAAGAAGTACTGGAGTCGTTCGATCCCGAACTCGAAATCGAACTCGATGAGATCGAAGTGGTGCTGCGCCGCATCCAGCAGTTCGAACCTGCCGGCATCGGCGCCCGCGATTTACGCGAGTGCCTGCTGCTGCAGCTTCGCCAGTTGCCCGAGCGAACCCCGTGGCTGAGCGAGGCGATTCGGCTGGTGAGCGACCACCTGGACATACTCGGCGGGCGCGACTACAGCCTGCTGATGCGCCGCATGAAACTCAGGGAAGACGAGCTGCGCCAGGTCATCGACCTGATCCAGACGCTCAACCCGCGACCCGGCTCCCAGATCGAAGCGGGCGAGCCGGAATACGTGGTGCCCGACGTGATCGTGCGCAAGCACAATGGCCGCTGGCTGGTCGAACTGAACCAGGAAGCGATGCCCCGTCTGCGAGTGAATGCGCAGTATGCCGGATTCGTGAAGCGGGCCGACTCCAGCGCAGACAACACCTTCATGCGCAACCAGCTGCAAGAGGCGCGCTGGTTCATCAAGAGCCTGCTCAGCCGCAATGAGACACTGATGAAGGTCGCGACGCAGATCGTCGAGCATCAGCGCGGCTTTTTCGAGCACGGCGACGAAGCCATGAAGCCGCTGGTGTTGCACGACATCGCCGAGGCCGTGGGCATGCACGAATCGACGATCTCCCGGGTCACTACACAGAAATACATGCATACGCCACGTGGCATTTATGAGCTGAAATACTTCTTCTCAAGCCACGTCAGCACCGCCGAGGGTGGCGAGTGCTCGTCCACCGCCATACGCGCGATCATCAAGAAGCTGGTCGCCGCCGAAAACCCTAAAAAGCCATTGAGCGACAGCAAGATCGCTGGTTTACTGGAGGCACAGGGTATTCAAGTTGCACGCCGCACCGTAGCCAAATACCGCGAGTCACTCGGTATCGCGCCGTCCAGCGAGCGTAAGCGGTTGATGTAA
- the lptC gene encoding LPS export ABC transporter periplasmic protein LptC, with translation MLSRIRFPAILLLIALLLVAIGYWNIRPESFMQEAPAVQGEQSPIDFYVTNSRTVQYQPDGKRNYELSAERMEHLKASDVSLLTRPDLRSYRGTELPWHVTSERGEVGPQGEEVELIDNVRVERTDAKGRSTIVTTTRMTVLPEKDYAETRQPVRIVAANGVTTATGMKAYLNEGRMLLLSNVRGQHELR, from the coding sequence ATGCTGAGCAGAATCCGCTTTCCTGCCATCCTGTTGCTGATCGCATTGCTGCTGGTCGCGATCGGCTACTGGAACATCCGACCAGAGAGTTTCATGCAGGAAGCGCCAGCGGTCCAGGGCGAGCAGTCGCCTATCGACTTCTATGTCACCAACTCCCGCACCGTTCAGTATCAGCCTGATGGCAAGCGCAACTACGAGCTGTCCGCCGAGCGGATGGAGCACCTCAAAGCCAGCGACGTGAGCCTACTGACCCGGCCCGACCTGCGCTCCTATCGGGGCACCGAGTTGCCATGGCATGTGACCAGCGAGCGCGGCGAAGTCGGCCCCCAGGGCGAAGAAGTCGAGCTGATCGATAACGTACGGGTCGAACGCACCGACGCCAAGGGACGCTCGACGATTGTCACCACCACTCGTATGACGGTACTTCCCGAGAAGGATTATGCCGAGACCCGCCAACCCGTTAGAATCGTCGCCGCAAACGGCGTGACCACCGCCACGGGCATGAAAGCGTATCTGAATGAAGGCAGGATGCTCCTGCTATCCAATGTAAGAGGCCAGCATGAGCTGCGTTAA
- the lptB gene encoding LPS export ABC transporter ATP-binding protein yields the protein MAILKAQHLAKSYKSRQVVRDVSLSIESGQIVGLLGPNGAGKTTCFYMIVGLVKADQGRVLIDEQDVTHLPMHGRARAGIGYLPQEASIFRKLSVTDNIMAILETRKDLDRSGRQQALEGLLQEFHIHHIRDSLGMSLSGGERRRVEIARALATAPKFILLDEPFAGVDPISVGDIKQIIHHLKAKGIGVLITDHNVRETLDICETAYIVNDGQLIAEGDAETILANQLVKEVYLGHEFRL from the coding sequence ATGGCGATCCTCAAGGCCCAGCACCTGGCGAAAAGCTACAAAAGCCGCCAGGTCGTTCGTGATGTCAGCCTCTCCATCGAAAGCGGGCAGATCGTCGGTCTGCTTGGCCCGAACGGCGCAGGCAAGACCACGTGTTTCTACATGATTGTCGGCTTGGTCAAGGCCGATCAGGGCCGCGTGCTGATCGATGAGCAGGACGTCACTCACCTGCCCATGCATGGCCGCGCGCGGGCCGGTATCGGCTACTTGCCACAGGAAGCCTCCATCTTCCGCAAGCTGTCGGTGACCGACAACATCATGGCAATCCTGGAAACCCGCAAGGACCTGGACCGCAGCGGTCGCCAGCAGGCGCTCGAGGGCCTGCTACAGGAATTCCACATCCATCACATTCGCGACAGCCTGGGCATGAGCCTCTCCGGCGGCGAGCGACGCCGCGTCGAAATCGCTCGCGCACTGGCCACCGCCCCCAAGTTCATCCTCCTGGATGAACCCTTCGCCGGCGTCGACCCGATCTCGGTCGGGGACATCAAGCAGATCATCCATCACCTCAAGGCAAAGGGCATCGGCGTGCTCATCACCGACCACAACGTGCGCGAGACGCTGGATATCTGCGAGACTGCATACATCGTCAACGACGGCCAGCTGATCGCCGAAGGTGACGCAGAGACGATCCTGGCCAACCAACTGGTCAAGGAAGTCTATCTCGGACACGAATTCCGACTCTGA
- a CDS encoding BolA family protein, giving the protein MQAVEVKNFLEEKLPGAQVEVEGEGCNFQLNVISDELAGLGPVKRQQQIYAHLNPWIADGSIHAVTMKFFSRADWLARS; this is encoded by the coding sequence ATGCAGGCCGTAGAAGTTAAGAATTTTCTGGAAGAGAAGCTTCCAGGTGCACAAGTGGAAGTCGAAGGCGAAGGCTGCAACTTCCAGTTGAACGTGATCAGCGACGAGTTGGCGGGCCTGGGCCCGGTCAAGCGTCAGCAGCAGATCTACGCTCATCTGAATCCGTGGATCGCCGACGGCAGCATTCACGCCGTCACGATGAAATTCTTCAGCCGTGCCGACTGGCTTGCGCGTAGCTGA
- a CDS encoding ABC transporter ATP-binding protein translates to MSAANANAVELKGVTFMRGERSIFNNVDIAIPRGKVTAIMGPSGCGKTTLLRLIAAQLRPSRGEVWVAGTNLPTLSRRELFDMRKQMGVLFQSGALFTDLDVFENVAFPLRVHTRLPDEMIRDIVLMKLQAVGLRGAVDLMPDELSGGMKRRVALARAIALDPQILMYDEPFAGQDPIAMGVLVQLIRLLNDALGITSIVVSHDLAETASIADYIYVVGDGQVLGQGTPAELRDSTNPRIQQFMKGAADGPVPFHFPAPAYADDLLRGSDA, encoded by the coding sequence ATGAGCGCCGCCAACGCCAACGCCGTCGAGCTGAAGGGTGTCACCTTCATGCGCGGTGAGCGCAGCATTTTCAATAATGTCGATATCGCGATACCGCGAGGCAAGGTGACGGCCATCATGGGGCCGTCCGGCTGCGGTAAGACCACGCTGTTGCGGCTGATTGCCGCTCAGCTCAGGCCCAGTCGCGGGGAGGTGTGGGTCGCCGGGACCAACCTGCCTACACTGTCGCGCCGCGAACTGTTCGACATGCGCAAGCAAATGGGCGTGCTGTTCCAGAGTGGCGCGCTGTTCACCGACCTCGATGTATTCGAGAACGTGGCCTTCCCGTTGCGGGTCCATACCCGGCTGCCGGACGAGATGATTCGTGACATCGTCCTGATGAAGCTCCAGGCCGTGGGGCTGCGCGGTGCGGTCGACCTGATGCCGGACGAGCTGTCCGGTGGCATGAAGCGTCGTGTGGCGCTGGCGCGCGCCATCGCGCTGGACCCGCAGATACTCATGTACGACGAGCCCTTCGCCGGTCAGGATCCGATTGCCATGGGTGTGCTGGTTCAGCTGATTCGCTTGCTCAACGATGCCCTGGGAATCACCAGTATCGTGGTTTCCCACGACCTGGCCGAAACCGCGAGCATTGCCGATTACATCTACGTGGTGGGCGACGGCCAGGTGCTCGGTCAGGGCACGCCGGCCGAGTTGCGCGATTCGACCAATCCACGGATTCAACAATTCATGAAAGGGGCTGCGGACGGTCCTGTGCCTTTCCATTTTCCGGCACCGGCCTACGCCGACGATCTGCTGCGAGGCTCCGATGCGTAA
- a CDS encoding MlaC/ttg2D family ABC transporter substrate-binding protein produces the protein MMNVLRRGLLVLLACLPMLALAAPSAHEVIQKTTDELLADLKTNKDQYRQDPNAFYESLNEILGPVVDAEGISRSIMTVKYSRSASAAQMTRFQENFKRSLMQFYGNALLEYNNQQIRVLPASGKQDAERTSVGMEVTGRQGEIYPVSYTMVNQGGEWRVRNVIINGINIGKLFRDQFADAMQKNGGDLDKTIDGWADVVARAKDTEAGQQAAGDE, from the coding sequence ATGATGAATGTCCTGCGCCGCGGCTTGCTGGTGTTGCTGGCCTGCCTGCCTATGTTGGCCCTGGCGGCCCCAAGCGCTCACGAAGTGATCCAGAAAACCACGGATGAACTGCTTGCCGATCTGAAGACCAACAAGGACCAGTACCGGCAGGATCCGAATGCCTTCTACGAGTCGCTGAACGAGATTCTCGGGCCCGTGGTCGACGCTGAAGGGATTTCCCGCAGCATCATGACGGTCAAGTACTCGCGCAGCGCCAGTGCCGCGCAGATGACGCGCTTCCAGGAAAATTTCAAGCGCAGCCTCATGCAGTTCTACGGTAACGCGCTGCTGGAGTACAACAATCAGCAGATTCGCGTGTTGCCCGCCAGCGGCAAGCAGGATGCCGAGCGTACCAGTGTCGGCATGGAAGTGACGGGCCGTCAGGGTGAGATCTATCCGGTGTCGTACACCATGGTCAACCAGGGTGGCGAATGGCGCGTACGTAACGTGATCATCAATGGCATCAACATCGGCAAGCTCTTCCGCGACCAGTTCGCCGATGCCATGCAGAAGAACGGCGGCGACCTGGACAAGACGATCGATGGTTGGGCCGACGTGGTTGCACGCGCCAAGGATACCGAGGCCGGTCAGCAGGCGGCGGGCGATGAGTGA
- a CDS encoding phosphate-starvation-inducible protein PsiE, translated as MMLRWAEAARGRVHAIAESLGNLLVETFHYLALFAIGAVTAWAGLVAFLGMIDKGSISVDDILLLFIYLELGAMVGIYFKTNHMPVRFLIYVAITALTRLLISDVSHHHRPDMGVVYISGAILLLAVAILVVRFASSRFPAVASGGRPRRPSDSEAEVIE; from the coding sequence CTGATGCTGCGCTGGGCCGAAGCCGCCCGTGGCAGGGTGCACGCAATCGCCGAGTCGCTGGGCAACCTGCTGGTCGAGACTTTTCATTACCTGGCGCTGTTCGCCATCGGGGCTGTCACCGCCTGGGCCGGGCTGGTGGCCTTCCTGGGGATGATCGACAAGGGCAGCATCAGCGTCGACGATATTCTGCTGCTGTTCATCTACCTCGAGCTCGGCGCGATGGTGGGTATCTATTTCAAGACCAACCACATGCCGGTGCGCTTCCTCATTTATGTGGCGATCACCGCGCTGACGCGCTTGCTCATCTCGGACGTGTCGCATCATCACCGTCCGGACATGGGGGTCGTCTATATTTCCGGAGCCATCCTCTTGCTGGCGGTGGCGATCCTGGTCGTGCGCTTTGCATCTTCGAGGTTCCCCGCGGTCGCCTCTGGCGGTCGTCCACGACGGCCGTCCGATAGCGAGGCGGAGGTCATCGAGTAG
- a CDS encoding STAS domain-containing protein yields the protein MSDGRVESGARGELRLGGVLDYRSGPALRRAGQALIGAAKGEPLLIDCSAVEKSSSVGLSLLLAFTRDATALGRDVAIVGMPGDMLEIARVSGLLDVLSLADETRGVA from the coding sequence ATGAGTGACGGGCGCGTCGAAAGCGGCGCCAGGGGCGAGCTACGGCTCGGTGGCGTGCTCGATTATCGGTCCGGCCCAGCCCTGCGGCGGGCTGGTCAGGCCCTGATTGGCGCGGCCAAGGGCGAGCCGCTGCTGATCGATTGTTCAGCGGTGGAGAAATCCAGTAGCGTCGGGCTTTCCCTGCTGCTGGCGTTCACCCGCGATGCGACCGCCCTTGGACGTGACGTAGCGATCGTCGGTATGCCTGGCGACATGCTTGAAATTGCCAGGGTGTCCGGGCTTCTGGACGTGCTGTCGCTGGCGGACGAAACGCGGGGAGTCGCCTGA